TTTGATCATACGAAGGAAGTATTTCGCGCAGCTTCTCTAGAAGAGTTATTGAAATATATGAAAGAAAATACGTATTCTAAAAAAAGCACAATAGAGGGAAAAGTCACAAAGCTGGATCGAAATTTAGGAGTAATCCAAGTGGATGATAAAATTTTTACTGCTGCAGATATGGAAGAGGTTAAAGTTGGACAGAAAATCTCTTTAGAGGTGATTCAGCTAAATAAGGACATCCCTTACTATCGAGCAATCGAAAACATCAATGTGATAAAAGCTCCTGACACGGTCTTTTCCGCTGCTAAATGGCTAGCGAAGGATGCTGAAAAGGTTTCTATTCTTGCTATTGGACCATCTGCCTTTACTGAGCAGTTTAAATCTCCAAATAAGGAAGACTTCAAGCTGGTGGAAAATATAGAGATTCAAGAGACACTAACATTAAAAAATGGAGAGGCAATCACAGATGCTGCTGTTTATGTATTTAATGATAAGGAATTAGTTTTTCAGACGGACGAATTTGACCAGCTCCTGAACTATTTATTTGAGTTTGAAATGTTAATGCCTGCTAGAAAGGAAAGAAACGGTCTTTAGTGCAGCGAAAGGGGAATAAAGGGTGACTGCTCCTATTATCAAAACAGACAGATTAATAGCGATCTGTCTCATTTAATGGAAATTTTCTCTGACCCGGTGGCCATGAGATTTTATCGCTCAAAAAACAAGAGAACAGGCCGAAGAATGGATCAGCTGGACCTTGCATAATTATCGGACGCATGGTGTGGGCCTTTGGGTTGCGGAAGAAAAACATCCGGCAGGTTTTTGGGGCGGTGCGGAATTACCCCCAGGATACAGGCGGCGTTACAGAAATGGAGATTGGCTATTTGTTTGCCAGGCGTGAATGGGGAAAAGGCTATGCGGCGGAAGCGGCATTAGCCTGTAAGGAATATGGGTTTAAAAGCTTAAAATATAAAAAGCTGGTTTCCATTATAAATGTGAAAAATTTTGCTTCTATCCGTGTTGCGGAAAAAGCTGGCATGAAAAAGGAAAAAACATTTCTCAGAGCGGGAAATAAGATGTATGTATATTCCATATCAAACGGTTAGCATTTTAGATGATGTTTTTATAATGTTCATTAAATACCTTAAAAAGCCTTTCATCACCGCCTCGGTCTGGATGGAGGGCTTTTAGCAGTTTCTTGAATTCTTTACGGATCAATTGCATATCCTCATCAGGTTTCAAGCCCAGAAGCTTTCCAGGCTTGATTTCTTCATCAGCAATCATATTTTGGGCTTGTATCATTTTCTTCAATGATCTAACTTTGGATTCCTCTATTTGGACTCTAGTATTCAGGATCTCTATTTGTCCTTTAAGGTCTTTAACTTGCACGAGGATCCCTTCTAGTTTTTGCTGATAAAGCTCTTCATGTTTTTTGATGATGAAATCATTGAGATCCTTCGTCTTAATTGTGTAGCTGATTTGCCTCCTGGGGCTTCGATCCGCTTTCATTTTTCCTTCTTCAATCCAGCGCTCAATGTCGGCCCCATTCGCCTTTATTCCAGCTTTATGTAATTGTGCCACAGCATCAGTAATGTTCATGCTTCATGCTCACTCTCTATAAAATCTATTTAGCATTCAAAAACATCATATCACTGAACACTTTCAGAAAAATAACAAGCAGATAACATAGTATTAAAGTTTATTTACACTGGTAACGCCATCATTTCGAAGAACTGGAATTATTAGAAAATTAGGTGGAATCTTGGTATAATGTAAAAAAATGGATGAGGAAGGATGGGGATAATATTGAAGAAAATGTTTAAATTTGCAGTATGGGTCGCTGCTTTACCGTTTATTCTGCTGTGGACAATCTTTTTTGATTCGAGCGGAAACTCTGCCATGTTTGTGAATGATGTATTAAATGATAAAAAATAGGTTGAAGAAATCCTATGTTTAAGTTTGATTGTTAGCTGAACCAATCGGACCGTATGGGCAGCTGGACTCCCGTACATCCTCAGTTGAACCTTTGAGTGAGGGAGTCTTATGCCCGTTAGACTGCTGTAAAGTGAAACTTCAACAAACAATTACTTTATAGGGCGCTCGAGAGTCAGGATTTCATCCTCCATTGAAGCATATTGCTGCTCCACTACATGCTTAACATCTGAAATTGCTGCATTGTAAAAATGCGGGGCCAATGACTCTTTAACAAAATCCAGCACCCTTTCTGCACCGAACTCAGATATTTCCTCATCTCTTTCTTCAGAGAAAAAAATCTGGATATCCTCGATCATCTTTTGCTGCTGCTCTTTTGTTATTTTTAAAAACATGCCATGCCTTCCTTTCGGTTTTGGATACATGTTACTATACACGGAAATTTTATCAAAAGGGAGGCTGTTATTTTTAAAAGAAATATGTACAGCAGGAAAATGGAGAGTTCCTGCCAACTACTTATGTGATGATTCATCGCCATAGACATCAAAGAGAAGGCTGTAATAATCTTTTACATAAATGTCTTTGTTTGCAGCTTTCTTTTTCGGATAGAGAGAAATAGGGATAGATGACAAGGCAAGAATCGAGCTGCATAATAGAACCAGATATAATATTCCAGATAGAATGAACATTTAGGATACCTCCTTGAGTTGTTAAAAAAGCTTAAATTATGAAACGCATTTCATAGCAAGAAAAAATGAAAAAAATTAGGTGGTTTTATGGCAAATATAAAAGACATCGCTAAAAAGGCAGGAGTTTCAGTTACGACCGTATCCAGAGTGCTGAATAATCATCCTTATGTAAGTGAGGATAAAAGGGAAGCTGTCTTGCGGGTGATGGAGGAATTCAATTATCAGCGAAATATTAATGCAGTCCATTTAAGTAAAGGGGAAACACTTCTTATAGGGGTCGTAGTTCCTTTTACCAATCATCCTTATTTCGGCCAGCTGGTAGAAGGGATTGCAAATGAGGCCATGAAAAACAACTATAAATTAGTTCTTTTTCAAACAAATTACGAGGAAGACAGGGAGATTGAAGCTCTAAAAATGCTTCAGCATAAACAAATCGACTCTTTAATCATCTGTTCCAGAATCTGCGAATGGGATGTCATCAATCAGTTTACCGAGTATGGCCCCATTGTTCTCTGTGAAGATGCGAGGAATCGTAATGTATCATCTACTTTTATCGACCATTACATGAGTTTCTCTAATGCTTTAGAGTATCTGCATAACAAAGGGCATCAGAAAATCGGGTATTGCATTGGAAGAAAGACTGGTGCCAACAGCAGGCAGCGCGGAAAGGCTTATGCTGATTTTTTAAAACGAATTGACGAACCATATAAGGAAGAATTTATCTTCTATGAATGTCTGCATTTTGAGCATGGCGAAGAAGTGGTCCGGCGATTATCGAACATGGATAATCCCCCATCTGCTCTGCTGGTAACAAATGATTTTGCTGCTGCCGGAATAGTAACTTCCTGCAGGGAAAACGGCATCCATATTCCGGATGATCTGGCAATCATGGGATTTGATAACCAGCCAATAGCCAAAATCATGCACATTACAACACTTGAAATTCCGCTGGTTCAAATGGGAAGGCAGCTGCTTCTTCAAGCGATTGATGGTAAAAAGCACACACATCAGGAGATATCGGTGAAGCTGATCGAACGGCAAACCGTATAGCATTAAGTTGTTTGAAGCGGCTGCCCTCAGCCGTTTTTTTATTTATTTGTTTTTGCAATTTAAAGATATCAGAGGGTGTCCATTCTGACAGCTGAAAGAGAAGTCTTATGAAATGAGTCTGAACAATGCTTATCTTCGGACAGGAGAAGATGTAATCCGAGGGAACGAGTCCGAACATAGCACATCTTCAGACAGAAGGAGATGAAATCCATGGAATGAGTCCGAACAAGGCTCATCTTCGGACAGGAGAAGAAAAAACCCGTGGGAATGAGTCCGAACAAGGCTCATCTTCAGACAGAAGGAGAAGAAATCCGAGGGAGTGAGTCCGAACATAGGACATCTTCAGACAGATGAAGAAGAAATCCCTGGGAGAGAGAAATCCATAGAACGGGTCGAACCACAAAACAACCATCAGAATAATTGTCAATTTCCAAGCCAATACTAACAAAAAAGTATGGGACTGATGTTACATGGGATTTGTACTTATAGTTTTTCTAGCCTGGCTGGTGCTAATGCTGTTTACATCGATGAATAAAAATCTGACATTTATTGAAAATACCTTCGTCTATTTGGTGGCGTTAGTCATTAATATTAATTTTACATGGATTGTGTATGAAGAGTTGAATATGGCGAAGATTTCCGAGCAGATCTTAGATAATTCCGCGTTCTTAATACATAGAAGTATAACCCTTCCGCTCACAGTTGCTATCACACTGAATTTATTCAGGACAGCGCCTTCCTTTGGTTCAAAAATTTTTAAAACCATCCTGTCAGTGTTGTTCCTTGTTTTGGCAGTGGTGATTGCCCTTTATTTTGACATTGTGGATTATAGAAAGTGGAATATCGGTTATGAAATAATATATTTATTCCTCCTGCATTTAGTGGTTCAATCCCTGCTGAAGTATTTTGGACAGCTTAAAACTAAAGGGGTGAACGAAGCATGAAATTATGGGAGGATTTCGGCGGCAATGAGCTCTTTCTCTTATTAACTGCTGCTGCTGCCTATCTTGTATATTTTTTACTTATAAGAAGGCCGGATAAGCTGGCCAAACAAATCAGAATCCTGAGCCTGCTTTGGGGAATGTCCATTGGCATTCTATATGATTTCACAATAGGCGGAGGCAGGACTGATTTTTATAAGATAAACGATTTAAATAATTATGAAGTGACAGATGTTCTTTATTATTTATTATTCGCGCCATTCGGCTACTTCTTTTTTATTTTTATGAAAAAATGAAGATGGGCAAAAAAACATTCATTATATATGTTTTGGTATGGGCGTTATCAGGTGTTTTCTTTCAATGGGTGTTAACTGCTGCAGGTATCATTACCCTGCAGAAAGAGTATCGGATCGCGCACTCTTTTCCTATCTTTCTGCTGACTCAAACACTGACAGGAGTTTATATCCAGGTGCTCAAATCCAAAGAACAGCTTTCAGCAGGAGAATAGACAAATGAAGGCGGCCACATCAGGGATGGCCGCATTTTCTGTTTTTCATGAAACCTTTTCCGGCTTCTGCTCGTATTTAATATTATCAGTAGCAGAATGGGAGAAAAAAATGTCCTAAGTGCGGATCTAGTGAATTGGGGAAAGGGAACCATTCGGGTTATGGAGTTATGTTCCCTGTCAACAAGATGAGCATCGGTTCTGATATTGAATATCTTATTTGCACCAGCTGCGGTCTTATCATTGAAGGGTACGTGAAGAAGCCGAGAAAATTTATAAGTTCAAAATTTTAAAAAGTCTTTTTAAATTATGAAAAATGCTTACCAGGAAAATTAAAATTCTAAGGTGTATAATAACTATTCTAGAGATTCAATCTCAATTAATCTGAAAAGCTATAGGAGCACCAAGATAAGATCATGAAAAAATATAATTTAAAGAACCATTTTAAAGGATTAAAGAAGGGAACGCACTTTTACCTGATTGCTGAATCTGAATTTATTGGCATTAAAGAGTATGTTTTGCGGACAAAAGACTTAGCGGTCAGGATTTCCATTAATGAAAGCGAGCTGAACAGGCATTTTACTTTAATGCACAGTTATGCATCCAAAGAGGATTAATTCCTCCACTTTATTGTGCTGTAACATAATAAAAAAGCCCCGTATAGGCGGCCTTAAATTAGTACTCTCGATGTTTGACCCCAGCGCATGACAATGGCTCCCCAGCCGAGACCTGCACCATATCCAGCCAGTACAACTACATCCCCGTCTTTTATTTTGCCTTCCTTCACTTCTTCATGAAGCCCAATAGCTATCGTAGGTGCAGAAGAGTTTCCGTAATATTGTATGGTTTTGGTATGAACTTTTTCCATAGGAAAGCCGAGGCGTGCTGTACCTGCTTCAATGATACGCAAGTTGGATTGGTGAGGGATGATGAAATCCACTTCTTGCAGGCTCAGGCCAGAGAGTTCCAAAACTTTATGAACCGCTTTGGGAAATCTGTCTACTGCAAATTCAAAAACGGCTCTTCCGTCCATCTTGATGTGCTTGTTTTCATCAAGATGAAGATATTTTCCCCCGCTTCCATCCATTTGCATATGGATGCCGAGAATACCATTGCTTTTATCCACCTGCCCTAAGACAACAGCAGCAGCTCCATCTGAAAACAGCAGCGCCGTCTTTTTATCCATCGGATTCAAGAGGGAGGAGCATTTGTCGACAGCAATGACTAATACGTTTTTATACAATCCTGTCTGAACAAATTGGGCCCCGGTTGCCAGGGCAGTGATAAAGCTGGAACAGCCTGAATGAAGGTCCAGCCCTGCACAATGTGCAGCACCGATTCTATCCTGAACCAGCGCAGCCGTAATGTGGGTGTCATGTGTGTTTGTTCCAATAATGACCATGTCAATATCCTTCGGGTTGACCCCTGCGTCTTCTATCGCACGTT
This window of the Cytobacillus pseudoceanisediminis genome carries:
- a CDS encoding GNAT family N-acetyltransferase, translating into MRNYPQDTGGVTEMEIGYLFARREWGKGYAAEAALACKEYGFKSLKYKKLVSIINVKNFASIRVAEKAGMKKEKTFLRAGNKMYVYSISNG
- a CDS encoding LacI family DNA-binding transcriptional regulator; its protein translation is MANIKDIAKKAGVSVTTVSRVLNNHPYVSEDKREAVLRVMEEFNYQRNINAVHLSKGETLLIGVVVPFTNHPYFGQLVEGIANEAMKNNYKLVLFQTNYEEDREIEALKMLQHKQIDSLIICSRICEWDVINQFTEYGPIVLCEDARNRNVSSTFIDHYMSFSNALEYLHNKGHQKIGYCIGRKTGANSRQRGKAYADFLKRIDEPYKEEFIFYECLHFEHGEEVVRRLSNMDNPPSALLVTNDFAAAGIVTSCRENGIHIPDDLAIMGFDNQPIAKIMHITTLEIPLVQMGRQLLLQAIDGKKHTHQEISVKLIERQTV
- a CDS encoding 3-oxoacyl-ACP synthase III family protein, which gives rise to MFSAGVLGIGVNIPENIITNEVIARRFGITQEEICRKTGILERRYESPDSSLTDMCEIAGKRAIEDAGVNPKDIDMVIIGTNTHDTHITAALVQDRIGAAHCAGLDLHSGCSSFITALATGAQFVQTGLYKNVLVIAVDKCSSLLNPMDKKTALLFSDGAAAVVLGQVDKSNGILGIHMQMDGSGGKYLHLDENKHIKMDGRAVFEFAVDRFPKAVHKVLELSGLSLQEVDFIIPHQSNLRIIEAGTARLGFPMEKVHTKTIQYYGNSSAPTIAIGLHEEVKEGKIKDGDVVVLAGYGAGLGWGAIVMRWGQTSRVLI
- a CDS encoding DUF2164 domain-containing protein — protein: MFLKITKEQQQKMIEDIQIFFSEERDEEISEFGAERVLDFVKESLAPHFYNAAISDVKHVVEQQYASMEDEILTLERPIK
- a CDS encoding J domain-containing protein codes for the protein MNITDAVAQLHKAGIKANGADIERWIEEGKMKADRSPRRQISYTIKTKDLNDFIIKKHEELYQQKLEGILVQVKDLKGQIEILNTRVQIEESKVRSLKKMIQAQNMIADEEIKPGKLLGLKPDEDMQLIRKEFKKLLKALHPDRGGDERLFKVFNEHYKNII